The following are encoded together in the Bactrocera neohumeralis isolate Rockhampton chromosome 6, APGP_CSIRO_Bneo_wtdbg2-racon-allhic-juicebox.fasta_v2, whole genome shotgun sequence genome:
- the LOC126761545 gene encoding larval cuticle protein A2B, whose product MVQKLIILSALVAAASAVAVLPGAGYPGLALPALPALPALPALTKIATPVLPAITKYAAPLAVAKVAAPEPYDPNPQYSFSYDVHDGSTGDVKSQQEQRSGDVVQGAYSLIEPDGTRRIVEYAADPVHGFNAIVRREPLAVKAVAPVAKILAPAPLLHAPVIAKAIPAIPALPALPALAALPGLPALAHGPLAAPIYHG is encoded by the exons ATGGTACAAAAG TTGATCATTCTCAGCGCTTTGGTGGCCGCCGCCAGCGCCGTCGCTGTCCTGCCAGGTGCCGGTTACCCCGGTCTGGCGTTGCCTGCTTTGCCCGCCTTGCCTGCACTGCCAGCTTTGACGAAGATCGCTACGCCTGTGCTGCCCGCCATCACCAAGTACGCCGCGCCACTTGCCGTCGCCAAGGTGGCCGCTCCCGAGCCATACGACCCCAATCCACAATACAGCTTCAGCTATGACGTACAT GATGGTTCAACCGGTGATGTGAAGAGCCAACAGGAACAACGCAGCGGTGATGTGGTGCAGGGCGCCTACTCGCTCATTGAGCCTGATGGCACACGTCGCATTGTCGAATACGCCGCCGATCCAGTGCACGGCTTTAACGCAATCGTTCGCCGCGAACCTCTCGCCGTTAAGGCCGTCGCCCCAGTTGCCAAGATTCTAGCTCCAGCTCCGCTTTTGCACGCACCAGTCATTGCGAAGGCCATTCCAGCCATCCCAGCTCTGCCAGCCTTGCCAGCTTTGGCCGCCTTGCCAGGATTGCCAGCGCTTGCTCACGGACCACTTGCTGCACCCATCTACCACGGTTAG